The DNA segment TAAAAATGAGTCTTGTAAAGCCACAATTTTGAACAGAACCAAAAACTCTGACATTGTATATCCATAGATTCAAAAACATCTAAgctccaataatatatatatacatatatatatatatatacatatatatatgggcACTAGAATTCAGTGTAAATGTACCAAATAATCCAACTATACCTTAATTGGCTTTCCACAAAATATTCGACCATTTCCCATTTGAATAGCCAAAGCAGCTTCAGGATGGCTACTGTATCTCACGAAACCAAACCCTTTATCGCGTTGTATACGAACGTCCTCAATGACTCCAGCACCAAGGGCATGGAAATAGCGGTGGAGATCAACTTGAGTAACCTGTCATTTTTTTACATTTCGACAACTCAGAACAAAAATGACCTCAACAACAGAAaatgcaatttgcaaaatcaattCAGACATGATCAAATAATTATGACAAGCACTGAATGGCAGCTAAATCCTCTAAAACAGACTGAAGCAGCAATAGGATACCCACCAAAGAATCAATATGAGCTTTGTGACATGTTGCATATAAATGAGATACTGATACCAGTAAAAAGTTCACATTTTGAAAAAACAAAAACCAATATACATCGGGTTGGGGAGTGACAGTTGAATTGATAGAAGAATATCATGAGGGGAGAGGAGAATGGAGGGAGGAGAGATGCTTGCCTCATGAGCAAGGTTACCCACATAGACAGTTGTATATTGTGGGTTATTCTCTGGACCATCATCATTTGTGTACTCTTGGCCATCTTCTGCATGGTAAAAATAATTATGGCCCGTAAATCAAAATGCTACTCCAAAAAACAAGATAAAAAATAACAGCTAATGTTGAACTATTCTGTCAAGCAATGATCATAAGTAAAACATGCTCGGACTCGGGCAATTGCATCTTGATGTGCCATCTAAATACAAGCTACAACCCATACAATTATTAATTCCTAGTAGATGGGTACACAATATCTTGCTGCTACATTTGAAATGACTATGTAAATATTACATTAGTATGACAAACAACTTACCAGGTACTTTTAGCAGAACATCATCTTTATCCATCAAACAATAAAAAATTGACTGGATAAATCAGGGTTATATATGACTTCACATTTGCAGAAGGTGATGGCTTAGGAATCAACTGGGCCCAAATGGTTTTACCATGAAGCATCCCCAACTTTAGATTCTTAGGACTAAAGTTCATCAACAGGCTTTGACTTACTCTATTCTGATATTTTCTTGATCTACTTTTtgctaattatttaaaaaataaggtTCACAAACTAGCCAAACAACCAAAATAAATTCTCAATCTTTTCTCTTGATTTGAAAAAGCACATAAATGCTCAACCTAATTCAATCATTTTCAAAGGTAAGATACTAAAATGCTTGGGAAATATTCTAATGACAACCATTTAACAATAACTCCTATGTTGATCATTCtaacatatttaaaaaaaatcaaaagcccGTCTTTTCTCTTGATTTGAAAAAGCACATAAATGCTCAACCTAATTCAATCATTTTCAATGGTAAGATACCAAAATGCTTGGGAAATATTCTAATGACAACCATTTGACAATAACTCCTATGTTGCACTAATTAAGAACATCATTCTaacatatttaaaaaaatcaaaagccCAATCTTttctcttgatttgaaagcacatAAATGCTCAACCTAATTCAATCATTTTCAATGGTAAGATACTAAAATGCTTGGGAAATATTCTAATGACAACCATTTGACAATAACTCCTATGTTGCGCTAATTAAGAACATCATTCTAACATAGTAGATAAACCAAGAGCAAAAAAAACAATGATgaaattatcaaaaaaaaaaaaactggcctgaatattatattatcaacCTTGGTACAAAATCAGAACTTTTGTAATGGGTCCTAGGGGCAATTGCTTGTCCACCCCTGTGACTTTACAAAATATCTTCTCAAATACAGCCCCTCAAAAAATTAGGAAACCTATAGACAACCCAGCTATCACCTCCCTTACCACAATTACTCTTAGTGCACCAGTTATATGTATGTGTAAAAAAATCAACAAGGACCAAACAAATCACAGCACCATTAACTGTAAAATGGGGCAAATTACACAATAATCTATCACATCATACTAATGTTGCATAAGTTTAGTGATAGGATAGAAACCACATCAGCATCATGGACTAAATTTATTCACTTGGTATTTCCTTGCATAAGTTTAGTGATGGCGTAAGTGCATCTGGATATATTTCAATGTTCTGCAAGGAAATACCAAGTGTACAGATAATTATTCCTGGAGACAGGGTACACAAACAATTCTCAATTGATGTAAATTCTAAAGCTAAACATATATAAAACCACAAACTTTGTACTGTAAAATCTAGAATGAAGAAGAAAGTCCATTACACAATCAAGGTAGACAAACACCTCAATTTAGTATGACAATCTAACTTagtggtttaaaaaaaaaaatctgaatagcttttgccaaaaaaaaattaaatcaaggGAAGGTCTACAAACATAACTGTGTAACTCACAAAAACAATATATTGTGTGCCTAGCTATTGCACCAGTTCAACATGTCACCCACCTGCAGATTCATTTGTTAGCTCCGCATTCTTGGATTCTAAATTTTGTTTGTCTTCATTAGCATTAGCTCCCTTCGTAGCCCAATTACAACGAATTTGCCTGCTGCCAAGCCACTTGCCTGAAACATGTCGGCAGAAGACCATTCAAGTCAAATTTGCAAACCCATGGTCGTCAGTATCATGAGTTAAACTACAGTGATCATCTTATGTTATAATGTAAATACATCAATAAGTGTTGCCCCATTAATCTTGGTATATGTAATCTATGCAATAAGCAACCACTACAAGATCAAGGTCTTTTTCTCCCAACAAGATTCAAATTGTTAACATCTACAGAAACCAGTAAAAAAATAAGACCAATGTCAAGCAGCCAGCCTAAGGCAAGATGATTGATGCTAGCGTAACAACAAAGTTGTTGAAGAGCAACTTACCAGACAAGTCATTGATGGCACTTTGAGCCTCCTACAAAAAGAATGGTAAAAGAAAAGGTTCAATCATACTAGAGACCTTAAAAGCTGATTATCAACTGATCAACTGACCTGTTGATTTCGGAAAGAAACAAAACCAAATCCCCTTGAACGCCCAGTTTTTTGGTCCCACATAACCCTTGCATCtctatagaaaaagaaaaacacaggTGCATGTGGTGACACAAGTTTCACATGAACATTTAGAAAAAAAAGAGCTGGTTTGCTAAGTTCTTACATGACCTAAACATAAAAGgcaccaaaaaaataaaattaataaaatacagAGACAATAATATTATACATATAACAAATACGAAGGTCAAGAAAACTTACGAGCAGCTCGGATATACAGAAAAGCATGCAAACAAGGTGGCATCTGTGACCTCGGGGCTAAGATCACCAACAAAGATGTTGTATTGCCCTGCATATACCAAAAACAAGATATTTTCCTTATGTCAGTGATTTCCAATACAGTACAAGCCAATCTGAACTGAAGCATAAATTTTGAGAAAGAAATTATCTAAAATTGGACCTGATGTGTCTTCTCTTTGCCCACTGGCATATGCCCAATTAACCTTAATAGGTTGGCCAAACCTGCAAATGCATGCAGCATAAGCATGACAAAGTACTAATAAACGGACAACAAAATACAAAATAGAATTGTCCAACTTACAAATGCCTCCCATTAAGTGCAACAATTGCAAGTGCAGCTGATCGGCGGTCATAATAATCAACAAAACCAAATGATGACTACAAAGTCAAATCAGAACAAGCATATTATAGTTAGAAACTAAAGAAATATACAATGGATTAAATATCagtctgtatatatatatgatgcacATTACATGTGCCACAATAAATATTACTAACCACGCCAGTATGCCATTGCACTGAAAACAAGACAACAATAAAGAGCAATACCAAGCATACAGCCAGCTACATACATGCCAAGGTTTTACAAAACAAGACCGGGCATGGGATTAGCTAGTGGACAAGGTCCGCTCAGCAAGTGACATTACTTGTATCATTGTTATCATTACTGACAACATTAGTGGTGTAACCGTGTAAGTGACTTGAATTATGTAATTTATGTAATTCATTCATTTAGAAGACACTCCTAAAAGACAACCAAAAAGAACTTTTCATTGGTTTGTCACTACTGGCCAAACAAGTCAAGGTGACAATCATATCGTGCATCCACATGGTACACTGTTGGTACCATAATGATCTAATTGGAGACCAATACTGATACGATGACCACTTAAACTATGGTGAATGCTTTATCCTGCAAGAGTACTAGGATGGCAGACAGAAAAACACAGAACAACTCTCATACAATCAAAGTGAATGAAATGTCGAAGACGTGAAAGATGTGAAAGCGACATATCCCATTCTGCTATAAAGCAAGCTATTTACTGTTGGATCAACATTTAAAACAAACAATGGAAATCCTAACATGCCAATATCCaggtatgataaaaaaaaatcattaatgcaATATTACTAAAATATAAGCTGCCATATATATTGCAGGCAGACAAAAAGGCATCGTTTTGTCATATAACATTATCAAAATGAAAATTATAAACCAAGGCAACCATTAAGAACAAACCAGCATCACACTGTTCACAAAGCAAATGAACATCAATTTAGAAAAGGTTGTAAGCACAAAAGAGCATATTTCTCCATCTTattaaaatcttttatttctaattcactcaacttaatgaaaaaaaatatagaacAAGATATTTTTGCAAATATTTGTAagccaaattaaaaaaatatgggATCCATGAAATTTCATATATAACACTGATACCAGCTTTTCACCAtttcattagtgcagaaaataagAACTACACAAGTATTCAAACATCGAGAGAATTTTGAAACCAATTTAAGATCAACGTATTAATTAGCTAAATATATCTAAATTAGCCTATTTTTCACACTGATGTCAAAACTGAAACTGGAATCCTAAAGAAAAAAATCCGGGGGAAAAAACACCACAATAGAATGAGTTATATTGAAGAATAGAGAGGTAACTGACCTTCTCTTTCCTAATGAGCTTGCACCCTTCAACGGGACCAGTACTTTGAAAAACCTCTTGAAGAAGGGCTTCAGTAACCTGAAGATGCACATTGCCTACATACCTGGGAAAAAAATATCAGATCATATGACTAATCACCATATGACGacaaacaaaattaaaaaaaattcaaagcaCATTTTCAAACATCCTCAAAACACATCACTGATTTTAATGATGGAGGGGCTCTAACATTCTATATTTGCATATAATGACATGACAGGCCCTCATCAAAAATCCAGGTTATTTATTAGAATAGATAAACAAAAAATACTGGCGTATGATATCATATCTCCAACTAACAGGTCCAGAAACAAAAACAGTATCACTATTTCGAATGTGCCATATATAAAAGAGGGTACCAATCAAGATGATTATGAAATTCTATATAACTAAAACAACAACTTGCAGAGAACAAGCTAAACAATGGAAAAACTGAAAGAATGGAATCCCCCCCACTAATCCACAATCAAGAGAGGACGTAACTACACTAAAAGAATAAAAGGCATAAATTGTATGAGCAaaaagatcaaaaggaaaaaaaaagcccTAATGACACTCACACACTGCGACATGTGCTTGGATCAAATCCAGGAGGCAGATTCCCACTTAAGATTGGCTCTATCTGCAAAATAAAAGTGCAAATGAATaggaaaacagaaaaaaaaataggccccacaaacaaaataaaaaaaagaaactcaTAAAATTAAAGTAATCCTAAGCCTAATAAATAACTATATAAATCAGAAAattccaccaatagaacaacaagCATCTCCAAATACTATCTCTCACTTAAGTTTCCACAATAGTAACAATCATCTTTCACATCCCAGGGATTTACACCAAACTCTAATCCTTTAGCCTTCAATAGTGATAAATATGAACATGAAAAGCCAAAAGAACTAAGTATGAATATAAATGGCAAGGTTAACTAAAAAAGTTACTAATGCTCTTCCCTCAGCATTGCCGAAGACTTGAAATGAACTTGCAAATGAAAATTGAAAATTCAATAATCTTTATACAAACAACTTGGTTGAttccagaaaaagaaaaacacataAGAAGTATGACGCAATACTATGGAACAATTTCTAGAATGTAAATATGATCCCCCCCAAAAAAAAGTATGATTTTTTCAAGCagcaataatttataataaaaagatCGCCGCAAGATGCATAGACTCTTAATTACTACGACGTTAAAGCAACAATACGAAGAAATGGAGCAGTCCCAAATGCCCCCAAAGtaaaatttcagaaaaatgtAACCGAAATAGCGCTAATCAGGAAACGAGGGTACGGTGCCAGAAAACCCCTGGTTTGTGGATTGCTGCATAAATTTACTACCAAGAACCCGCGAAAAGAGGGAACGACGAACAACATGAAGAAAACCCCAATTTCGTAATCCAACACATAAAAACCCTCATTTCGAGATCCAAGAACCCTAACATCCATCATAAAATAAACATATTCTACGAGCTACACATGGGGAAAAAAATTCAAATTGAGTAACAGAAACTACACACTACGACCAAGGATGAGATTTTTAAGAAAACATCGCAACCGATCCAGAAAAGGGAATTTGAGGGCGAGGCGTGGGACGGACCTGAGGTGCGGCCAAGAGGCCAGGGTGGGGGTAGAgggactgctgctgctgctgctgctgctgctggacgA comes from the Musa acuminata AAA Group cultivar baxijiao chromosome BXJ1-10, Cavendish_Baxijiao_AAA, whole genome shotgun sequence genome and includes:
- the LOC135583983 gene encoding oligouridylate-binding protein 1-like isoform X1 gives rise to the protein MQQLRLKQQQALMQQALLVQQQQQQQQQSLYPHPGLLAAPQIEPILSGNLPPGFDPSTCRSVYVGNVHLQVTEALLQEVFQSTGPVEGCKLIRKEKSSFGFVDYYDRRSAALAIVALNGRHLFGQPIKVNWAYASGQREDTSGQYNIFVGDLSPEVTDATLFACFSVYPSCSDARVMWDQKTGRSRGFGFVSFRNQQEAQSAINDLSGKWLGSRQIRCNWATKGANANEDKQNLESKNAELTNESAEDGQEYTNDDGPENNPQYTTVYVGNLAHEVTQVDLHRYFHALGAGVIEDVRIQRDKGFGFVRYSSHPEAALAIQMGNGRIFCGKPIKCSWGNKPTAPGTASTPLPPPLAAPFPGFSATDLVGYDRVMALSKMGANQALIHAQGQHALKPAAMGMGAGNSQAIYNGGFQNVGAAQQLMYY
- the LOC135583983 gene encoding oligouridylate-binding protein 1-like isoform X2, giving the protein MQQLRLKQQQALMQQALLVQQQQQQQQQSLYPHPGLLAAPQIEPILSGNLPPGFDPSTCRSVYVGNVHLQVTEALLQEVFQSTGPVEGCKLIRKEKSSFGFVDYYDRRSAALAIVALNGRHLFGQPIKVNWAYASGQREDTSGQYNIFVGDLSPEVTDATLFACFSVYPSCSDARVMWDQKTGRSRGFGFVSFRNQQEAQSAINDLSGKWLGSRQIRCNWATKGANANEDKQNLESKNAELTNESADGQEYTNDDGPENNPQYTTVYVGNLAHEVTQVDLHRYFHALGAGVIEDVRIQRDKGFGFVRYSSHPEAALAIQMGNGRIFCGKPIKCSWGNKPTAPGTASTPLPPPLAAPFPGFSATDLVGYDRVMALSKMGANQALIHAQGQHALKPAAMGMGAGNSQAIYNGGFQNVGAAQQLMYY